The following proteins are encoded in a genomic region of Geothermobacter hydrogeniphilus:
- a CDS encoding inorganic phosphate transporter yields the protein MSTDFLLIGVGILIVIAAIDLMVGVSNDAVNFLNSPIGSRVAPRMTIIFVASLGILAGVTFSSGMMEVARKGIFHPEFFTMPELLTVFLAVMISDVILLDLFNTYGLPTSTTVSVVFELLGAAVAVSVWKIFEAGDSLASLGQYINSAKAIAIILGILLSVVVSFVCGTIVQFLTRLLFTFDYQRRIKRYGALWGGVALTSITYFILVKGAKGASFMTSDNVAWIKSHTLLIMFGMFVASAILLQLLQTFKVNIFKPIILIGTFALAMAFAANDLVNFIGVPMAGLHAYKAAMASADPLHVTMGALAHKIPSETLYLLIAGAIMVGTIYLSRKARSVTETTIQLSQQDEGIERFESIGLSRAIVRLVLHLFDSVRVIIPARLRHWVANRFDAEQAPPVELHGGRPSFDLIRASVNLMVASVVISYATANKLPLSTTYVTFMVAMGTSFADRAWGRESAVYRITGVLTVVGGWFMTAVIAFTFASIFATVIFFAKGAGVLMLVVLAALMIFNAHRKHRAMTEEAKKEHIFNLESVEDASSALETTFGHMSFLLREISDSLDACLAALFRGDFDTIGVQRKKLNRFQQWSGIISANIFKAMRLLDQKGMAISHKYAQTVRRLQKLTDGHRDIVLRAYTHVGNHHKGLLPEQVEELERVRAQLRDILQEVAELISRGRIADLAQLTAKDQALRSLAAELNEKQVGRIKDNSSKTRLSILYYGIIGNAMMISKQNLELLEIFNQSFSEVEKGDSPA from the coding sequence ATGAGTACGGATTTTCTCCTGATCGGTGTAGGTATTCTCATTGTCATCGCGGCGATCGACCTGATGGTCGGGGTCAGCAACGACGCGGTCAATTTTCTCAACTCCCCGATCGGCTCACGGGTTGCGCCGCGGATGACCATCATCTTCGTGGCCAGCCTCGGCATCCTTGCCGGCGTGACCTTTTCCAGCGGCATGATGGAGGTTGCCCGCAAGGGCATCTTCCATCCCGAATTTTTTACCATGCCGGAGCTGCTGACCGTTTTTCTCGCCGTCATGATCAGTGATGTCATTCTGCTGGACCTGTTCAACACCTACGGTCTGCCGACCTCGACCACGGTGTCGGTGGTGTTCGAATTGCTCGGCGCCGCGGTGGCGGTCTCGGTGTGGAAGATTTTCGAAGCCGGCGACAGTCTCGCCAGCCTCGGCCAGTACATCAACTCGGCCAAGGCGATCGCCATTATTCTCGGCATCCTGCTGTCGGTGGTGGTTTCGTTTGTCTGCGGCACCATTGTCCAGTTTCTCACCCGACTGCTGTTCACCTTCGACTATCAGCGCCGGATCAAGCGTTACGGCGCGCTCTGGGGCGGTGTGGCGCTGACGTCGATCACCTATTTCATCCTTGTCAAGGGCGCCAAGGGCGCCTCGTTCATGACCAGCGACAATGTCGCCTGGATCAAGTCCCACACCCTGCTGATCATGTTCGGCATGTTTGTCGCTTCCGCCATCCTGCTGCAGTTGCTGCAGACGTTCAAGGTCAACATCTTCAAACCGATCATCCTGATCGGCACCTTTGCCCTGGCGATGGCCTTCGCCGCCAACGACCTGGTCAACTTCATCGGCGTGCCGATGGCCGGTCTGCACGCCTACAAGGCGGCCATGGCGTCCGCCGACCCGCTGCATGTCACCATGGGCGCGCTGGCGCATAAAATCCCCTCCGAAACCCTCTACCTGCTGATCGCCGGCGCGATCATGGTCGGCACCATCTACCTGTCGCGCAAGGCCCGCAGTGTCACCGAGACCACCATTCAGCTCAGTCAGCAGGACGAGGGGATCGAACGCTTTGAGTCGATCGGCCTGTCGCGCGCCATCGTGCGGCTGGTGCTGCACCTGTTCGACAGTGTTCGGGTCATCATCCCTGCCCGGCTGCGGCACTGGGTGGCCAACCGTTTCGATGCCGAGCAGGCGCCGCCGGTCGAGCTGCACGGCGGCCGACCGTCCTTCGACCTGATCCGCGCCTCGGTCAACCTGATGGTCGCCAGCGTGGTGATCTCCTATGCCACCGCCAACAAGCTGCCGTTGTCGACCACCTACGTCACCTTCATGGTCGCCATGGGAACCTCCTTCGCCGACCGCGCCTGGGGACGTGAGAGCGCCGTCTACCGTATCACCGGGGTGCTGACCGTGGTCGGCGGCTGGTTCATGACCGCCGTCATCGCCTTCACCTTCGCCTCCATTTTCGCCACCGTCATCTTCTTTGCCAAGGGGGCCGGCGTGCTGATGCTGGTGGTCCTGGCGGCGCTGATGATTTTCAATGCCCATCGCAAGCACCGGGCGATGACCGAAGAGGCGAAGAAGGAACATATCTTCAACCTCGAGTCGGTCGAGGATGCGTCCTCGGCTTTGGAGACGACCTTCGGGCACATGAGTTTTCTGCTGCGGGAGATCAGCGACTCCCTCGATGCCTGTCTGGCGGCTCTGTTTCGGGGGGATTTCGATACCATCGGTGTGCAGCGCAAGAAACTGAACCGTTTCCAGCAGTGGTCGGGCATTATCAGCGCCAACATTTTCAAGGCGATGCGGCTGCTCGATCAGAAGGGTATGGCCATCAGCCACAAGTATGCCCAGACCGTCCGCCGGTTGCAGAAGCTGACCGACGGTCACCGGGACATCGTCCTGCGGGCCTATACCCACGTCGGCAACCACCACAAGGGGCTGCTGCCGGAACAGGTCGAGGAACTGGAGCGGGTCCGCGCTCAGCTGCGGGATATCCTCCAGGAAGTGGCCGAACTGATCAGTCGCGGTCGGATTGCCGACCTCGCGCAGCTGACGGCGAAGGACCAGGCGCTGCGGTCGCTGGCCGCCGAGCTGAATGAAAAACAGGTCGGGCGGATCAAGGACAACAGTTCCAAGACCCGGCTCAGCATTCTCT